From Carassius auratus strain Wakin chromosome 9, ASM336829v1, whole genome shotgun sequence:
GTTCAGATACAGACTACAAAGTGGTTGATTTTTATGAAGAGACAAAAGTAAAATTTGCAGAATTATCCGAGGAGATGCTCTGGGAATACATCAACAGTGGAGAGCCCATGTGAGTTTATGTGTATTGATTTTCATGttctaaatgcattaaaaactgcGATCACGTTTGCTGAGCATGTTCAGTAAATTTGAACTTGCTGAACCTGTGGAATTCGGACCTTTATAGAGTTAGTCATTTTTGTGTTTGCTTTGACGTGTTGAAAATGACAAGGGGAAATTCAGCAAGGTACATTTTTGAGTAAGGGAGTCCACtttgagtaaataaatcaattttctGTGCTCTGGCATTGCAGAATCTGATCAATGATGAGACTGACAGATTTATCTGTGCTTTACAGGGACAAAGCTGGTGGTTATGGGATCCAGGCTTTGGGTGGCATGCTGGTGGAGTATGTGAAAGGAGATTTTCTTAATGTGGTAGGCTTCCCTCTTAACCACTTCTGCAAGCAGCTGGGGTTGATTTTTAACAGCCCACATGAGAGTCCAGCCCATAAGGTCAAACGGGAATCAGATGAGGCTTGGTCTCTGGTTAACAGCCTGTCTGAAGGTGCCACAAACGGGGAGGTTGAGCTATTGGAAAATGGTAAAGATGTCAGTCAATCGTCAATGCAAGAACAGAATGTAATTGGGCCGGAGTTCAGCAGACAGGACATCccccacagtatcatcagcttaCTGGATGGGTTCAAAGCTTCCAAGGTAATCATGATTCTTTACACGTTAAAGAATAGTTAACTTATGCCAGAGTGCAATTTTGGTAAAAACTCTTCTTGTGTTCATCaaaatttaaaagcatttagGTTTAGACCAACACATCAGCAAGtcaataatgacagaattcttaCTTTTGTGTGAACTACAcctttaatattttaactttataaCCTTCCTATTATGCTGTCAGTGCATTCCTTTAAACACGAACCATTAAATTACAAATGATTTATCAATGGGGAAATGTGTGGTAACTGCTCTGCAATGCATTTGTTTATCAGACTCTATTCACAGCATCCAAACTGAAGGTGTTTGATGTACTGAACAGCTCTAACAGTCTGACCTTAGAAGAGGTAGCTGGCCAAATCAACGCCTCTGTATTAGGCACTGAGAGGCTTTTGGAAGCTGCTGTCTCTTTAGGTCTTCTAGAACGGGTCAAGCAGCAAAATACCAGTGGTAAGGTTTACATACTGCCGTTTTAGAAATCGCATGTGGTTTTCCTAAATGCGAGTTCTGAAACCTCTATGCTCATTGTCCATTTTTATAACTGACAAGCACTATTCTCTGTTCATTAAGGCAAGGCACTTGCATACATGCATTTCCTCCTACTGCTTGTTTATTACATGTTCTCTTCATTGTCATGTCCGGAGGTGGACTGTAAATCTAAAATTGTTTATTGTCTGTTGCAGTGTATAGAAATACAGAACAGGCCAGTCGCTTCCTGGTATCAGACAGCCCTGAGTCATTGAATGGGTACATTCTCCACTGCAATGATATGGTGTGGCCTCTCTTCAGCCATCTAGAGAACGCTGTCAGGGAGGGCACCAGCCAACATGAGCGAGCATTTGGGAAGAAGAATGAGGATGTGTTTCAGGTAAACGCGAGTTAAACGCATCTGCTCATCTCATATCACCTATGGATCATGCATTTTCACAAGCTATTGAGATTTCAGTATTAAGTAGAACTGCTTTGTTGGTTTCTAGGATGCCTACTACAGTAAAGATGAAGTTAAGATACGATTCATGGATGCAATGCACAGCATCGCAAGGGTGACTGGAAAAGATGTGGCAACAGCGTTTGATCTTTCTCCCTACAAAACAGCTTGTGACATTGGAGGTATATGATTTTTACCTCAAAATAGAGACAGATGGTAAAATAAAGGCTATCAATTGGTTCATTTTCAGCTATACTGATTAACCAAATGCAGgctataaaaatgttttcatgggCAGCCTTAATATATCAGGTACGTTTCAAAATcactaaaagaaaatattaaaaagtcgagaaattaaatgtttaattcaaatATGAATTCAAGAAGAAAATCAATAAAAGAACATACTCTCTCAGCTTTTTTTCCCTAACGTTCAggattattaaaaacaaacaaacaaaaaaacagatcaaAACATTGCGTGCCTGACTTCCCATTGAGATGTGAGCGAGTGACCGCGAGAATGCACAGATATGATGTGCAGAAACCACCGTCACACTGCTGTCTTGCATAATTTGAGATTTCACTAGAGCGTAGTGcatgcatattttattatgaaagagCTTGTTCTCAAAAGCTGCTTATCTGAAAAGGAGTTGCAAGCTTGATATGCAAATTATATATGCTTCTTATTACCAGTATTCTCAGGGGCCTTTTATGCCAAGGACATCTGTATTTTTTGTATCCGGTTTAATCTCTTTATCTGCTTTAACGTAAATTTAGAGCTAGAATTTATTttccacacagacaaaaaaaatgcaagtaaatTTATGCAAGTAAAGAATGTGACAGAATTTACAAGTGCCAAATACAGAAACACTAGGAAAAATGTACTGACAGCTAACATATCCAAATTATTCTGATGAATCTGTATATGTGTTCTTGTGATTATGTGCGGCGTGTGCGTGCACGTATCATTGTATCTAGGTGTGTGGGTGGAAGCATACAAATCATTGAGTATTTAACACATttataacagaataaaaataccatttaaaacTGAGGTTagcaaaattactttaaaaaaggaaaatcaattaatgtatttaaatacagcaaagatgcattaaattgaatttaaaatgactgtaaagacatttacgGAGAAAAATGCTAttctttagaactttctattcacTAAAGAgtcataaaaaaacaatggtttcACAGTTTctgcagaaatattaagcagcacaactttacAACATTGATGATATAaagaaatgtatcttgagcaccaaatcagaatattagactgatttctgaaggataatgtgacactgaagcctggagccATGGTTGCTGTAACTTCAGCTTTAAATCATAgggctaaattacatttttaaatgttttgaaatagaatatggttattttgatttaaaattttcaccacactattactgttttcactgtattttgataaaatactgtaaatgccagtttgttgagcataagaaacttctgaaaaaacatcagaaaatttCAATAATTTGAGGTGTAGTCTAGagttatgaattatatatattttatgagcaTTTTAGAAAAGCATTCTGTTCTCACACAGGTTGCACTGGTGCCATGGCATATGAGTTTACAAAAGCGCATCCTGGACTGTCGGTTATTGTATTTGACTTGCCCCAAGTCATTGAGATGAGACGCCACTTTCAGCCTAAAGAAACTGATGACAGAGTTTCATTTGTTGCAGGTCAGTGAAgactttatattaacatttttacaatgaagaattttacagtgtatttgttTCATGCTTCATACATCCAGAGTAATTTGCAAAAGGCATTATGAAAatcttaactctttttttttctcactttttggttttctttccatTTGCACCATAGGAGATTTCTTTAAAGATGATCTACCTAAAGCAGACCTGTATGTTCTTGCACGAATCCTCCATGATTGGTCTGATGAGAAACTGCATGTATTATTGAGTAAACTGTCCAAAATGTGCACACCAGGTACGTGCTTTAAAACGTGACATTATTAATGTGTAAGCCTGATTCTGACATATCAAACTTTTTGATTCCAAGGACACTCTAATATGATGATCCCTTTGTAAATGGCCCCTTAGCGCCCCCTGGGGGTATCTTCAGCCCAGTTTGTGAACTCGTAGACCGATTGATTTCTACAGTATAAACTCTATCGTAACATTACTTGTTCCTTTAAAGTATTTTGAattgtgcaaactttttttttttttaaatcaaggtcaaaggtttaaatgtttggtttatgAATTTATTGCTACCGAACAGGTTGTGGGCTTCTGGTGTCTGAGATTTTTCTGGATGAGGAAAGGAAAAGGCCAAGCCGGGCCCTGTTGCAAGCTCTCAGTATGACAGAAGGAAAGCAGAGGAGCCCCACCGAATACAGTGACTTACTGGAGAAGCATGGCTTCACTCCCAAACACATCAAACACACAGATAACCTGCTGGATGCCATGCTGTTTGTGAAAGAAGACCCAAATAATAAAAGAACATTACTAGGCTGTTCTTCAGCATCCATTGAGACTGCAGAACTTGAGTGATATAACACCTACAGCATTTTGGAAACACTACTGGTGACTAATTGTAGTTCAGTGTTTTAGCTGTGTTCAAATATTATTAACGTTTCTGACCTAAATACTCAAATTAAGTATTTGTACATAATTGTTATTAATCACAGAAACAGTTTTTAACTGTGAATGttgttaattgaattaaatatggtTCTGAATCAAAAAACAGCTTCTTGTCTTTAGCTTTTATAGGGAGGAATGGGGTTTGTAGTCCTATAGGGAATAGATTCAAGAGCAATATTTCATAACTAAGGGTTTTAAGTGAAAAGCCTAAGTACAAAGGTACTGGTAATTCAGCTCTGGTTTTGTATGTTGGTTTATAGTTAAAATCTCTTAGATTGgcataatatgatatgatatatgtaATCAATAAGAATTTTAACTAACATGATATAATGGAAAATTCATTAAGCTATTAATTAATTTGGTATAGCATGTCATTAAAATGTAAGTTCTCTGTTGTACACAGACCGTATGGTTGTACACAGCGTCTTTACTCTACACACTAGTAATTCGGGAGAATATATCGCGAGAAACCTCGAGAGTTAGCGCAGTGTGTCCGCCGCAGCATCCTCATCACTTTCCGCTCTACCTCCTGCTTCTGTCGGCACGTTCAGTATATCGTGTTTATAATACACTAAGGTTAAGTATTATCGTCATGGCTGATGCTGCACTTTCTTTTGCTAAAGACTTCTTGGCCGGTGGGGTCGCAGCGGCTATTTCCAAAACTGCAGTCGCGCCAATAGAGTTAAACTGCTGCTGCAGGTGAGATTCATCATCTCGACTTCTCTTCACTCACTCTACCGTGATGCATGCTAATTTATAAACCCTTTTCTCtcttatttaataataaccacaaaggaatgtattttttttattttattttagtggcGAGTTGTCGGTCTGCAACATCCTCATCCTTGCAGCATGTCAACTTTTGGTAAATGGTAAATAGATAGATTTTAGTAACCCAAATGTACCTTATTTTAAGGCCAAACCGTGAATTTCAAGTAGCTTGCCCCTTGCAGTCTGGTCTCCTGTTGCAGGCCCATACTTCATGCATTTGGCCTGATTTTTGCCAAGAAATATAAAATCAGAAGAAAATCATGTCAGAACTATACGCTATCATAcaaacgatttaaaaaaaaaatgtttttgtaagaagtctTTTAGGCTCattaatgctgcatttatttgatttaaaatacagtaaaaacagtaattctgtgaaatattactataattcaaagtaactgttttctgatttaatatatttaatttagcctattcctgtgatagcaaggCTGAATTTCCTGCAGTCATCAACAGTcttatgtcacatgatccttcagtaatcatactaatatgctgattttctgctggagaagcgtttcatattattatcaaagtttctgtggaaactgtgatacgcTATAGGCTACTGTTCAAGCATTTGGGGTTAGTAGATTTACCAgatttaactgatcaaaagtgatattaatgatatttgtaatgttatcaaaacacttctgtttaaaaaaaatggtcttCTTTCGAACTTCCTATTCGTCAAAGAATTTTAGGAAAATTTattatggtttccataaaaatattaagcagcgcagCGGTtgtcagcattgataataagaaatgttgcttgagcagcaaatcagcatattagaaggatatCTGAAGGATCGTGAAAACAGAAATAATGGCTGCTCAAAATACAGCTTCAGCGTCATCACAGAAATGAATAACATTAATTAGAAATTGTTTTATATGAACTGCTAAAAtaggttattttaaatggtaatagaatttcacagttttctgtatttgaaATGTTGCTCAAGGACAATCAAAAGACAATAAATCAATCCAGATATCATGTATCTCACAGtctttttatgtttcattttataGGTACAACATGCCAGCAAGCAGATCAGTGCAGACAAACAACACAAAGGTATTATGGACTGTATTGTGAGGATTCCTAAGGAACAAGGCTTTGCTTCCTTTTGGCGTGGCATCCTAGCCAACGCCATTCACTATTTCCCCACACAAGCCCTCAACTTTGCCTTCAAGGACAATTACAAACAGGTATTCTTGGGTGGTGTTGATAAGCACACGCAGTTCTGGCGATACTTAGCTGGCAACTTGGCCTCCGGTGGAGCTGCAGGAGCCACTTCCCTCTGCTTCATCTACCCCCTGGATTTCGCTTGAACCCGCTTGGCTTCAGATGTCGGCAAAGCCGGCAGCACCAGAGAGTTCAATGGGCTGGCCCACTGTCTGGTCAAAATCTTTAGGTCAGACAGGTTGCGGGGTCTGTATCAGGGCTTCAACATCTCTGTCCAGGGCATCATTATTTACAGGGCCGCCTACTTCGAAATCTATGACACTGCTAAAGGTAATAGGTTTGTGCTTCAGATGATGTGATTTGCAGGGTTACAAGTAGaattttaaaattagaaaaaataattgAAGCTTTTATTAGAAAAGCAAATACTTACTATGAATCTTAGACTGACAAAGCCTTGTTTGAAAAAGGTTGTTTTAGTGTTgtagtatttattcataattttaattagtacttttttaaaaataataataaaaaataaaaatattctcagTATAAATAACATTGGTTTTACTAGAAAAGCAAATGCAAACTATAAACCTTGGCTGGACAAAGCCTTGGTTGAAAATGgtaaattatgttatattatattatattatattttaaatgagctttttattaatttaaatgagtatttattaacattttgagttagtttttctttttatgttttcagtttccatttagctttatttttattttttttaagttttacatttacatttaaatttattcatttagcagacacttttatccaaagcaactaacaaaaatgttctggaaagtgctTTTGTGCGATGGTACCATGAGGCGTCGCTTTACTCATAGATCTCAGatttctggaggggatgtagagtCTCAAAAGTGAATAGAAGTAGGCGGGtgcagttttagtcattttagaacTTTAGATTAACTTCAGTTtccaatttgtattttatttcagcttttttttcagtgaatggAAACTATTTGTAAtggatttacttaaaaataacaacactagttttaaaatgttaaaaaaaaaaaaaaagtaaaaaaattgtataaagtTTATATGTTATCATATTTTTTGGGGACTGGGGTGAAAGATcacttcatttcccagaatgcattacctGTGTTTTACTGTTACAATTCAGTATTCAGAATTGCAGCTCCTCTTTCTGTCATTGTAATTTAACTTGTGATATGGCCAGTTCAAGTCAATATCCTCAAATCTTCATATACAGTCTATAAGAAACATGCATGTATAATTGTGTGTGTTGCTGTGCAGGCATGCTTCCCGACCCGAAGAACACCCATTTTGTGGTCAGCTGGATGATTGCACAAACCGTGACAGCAGTGGCTGGCGTGGTGTCCTATCCATTTGACACTGTGCGGCGTCGCATGATGATGCAGTCCGGCCGCAAAGGAGGTACACAACAGACATACTCAAACATATGCACTGTTCTCCATCAAGTGTGCATTTATTGCAACTCAGGcctttgtcttttgttttcccAGTGGATATTATGTACACTGGAACCCTTGACTGCTGGAGAAAGATCGCTCGTGATGAGGGTGGAAAAGCTTTCTTCAAAGGGGCTCTGTCTAATGTATTCAGAGGAATGGGGAGCGCATTTGTGCTCGTGCTTTATGATGAATTCAAgaagtttgtttaaaaaatatgtgctaaaagATATTTGTCAAGCTTTAACCAAACTCTCTCCACTTACGCACAGATGTGGTCTTGGTTAAATTGTGTTTAATGCCAAAAGCAATTACCCCATATTTTTCAaactataagttgcacctaagtataagtcgcaccagtccaaaaaaacgtcatgacgaggaaaaaaaacatataagtcgcactggactattagtcgcatttatttagaacaaagaaccaagagaaaacattaccatctacagccacgagagggcgctctatgttttcagtgtagactgcaggagcactgagcagcatagagcgccctctcgcggctggagacggtaatattttctattggttcatttctctcggttcatgtcaaattaattttgataaataagtcgcacctgactataagacgcaggaccagccaaactatggctatattatatatatatatagataaaatataaaaattgttaaTATAAGGGAAAggtgttatttaaataatttaaaatgtataaactactggtcaaaagtttgggatcagaacaatttttacagcagtttcttatgctcatcaatgtggcattttttaaaatcaaaaatacaggaaaaaatgtaatattgtgaaatattattatgatgtaaaataacgttttccattttaatatacattaaaatcgtatttattcctgtaatgcgaagctaatttttttttaaagaaatttaaacttttattcatcagatatgtgttaaattgttttattttgttaaaaaagatttatattttgaataaatgctgttctttggcaGCAAAACTTGccaacattgtttttatttatttataataaatcagcatattaaaatgatttcttaagcATCATATGAAACTTCATATTAGAGTAATGACTGATATAAACTCAGCTTTGCGTCAGaaataaatgagatttttttgaaagatattcaaatagaaaccattattttatattgtaataccattttgcaagattacagttttttttctgtattgaccaaataaatgcagtcttgatgagctCAAGAGACTTGAGTTTATTGATtttatctataatattgcttCATAAATCTTAGCCATCAATACCATGCAATACCACAACACCTCCTCAAGATGGCACAATGGCATTTTGTCCTGCATTTATTCAGTACCATGTTCTTTGTAGTCGCTCAGCACAGTTTTTCAGTTCTTCAGGCAAGGGCTGTGGTAACAAGGGTATACAATATCACCCTCAAGAAAAAAATGTGGAGTTCAAACACACAGAATAACATTCAACACTTTAAACGTTTTCTCAAGTTGGGCTTGAAAAACCAACTGAGAGCTGGTGTCCAATGGAATCATAGATGTATTAAATATGACTCTTTAATTCACAACAGATTTGCCCTCTATGTGTCTAAGCAGTGAAAGAGAGCC
This genomic window contains:
- the LOC113108478 gene encoding N-acetylserotonin O-methyltransferase-like protein — its product is MLLNPVISKLSGKLVVLASASPRRLEILSNAGLRFEVVPSWFKETLDKSLFKSPYDYAVETAKQKALEVAHRMPFKHLKRPDVVIGADTVVTVDGLILEKPTDKQDAYRMLSRLSGKEHSVFTGVAIVLCHDKSGSDTDYKVVDFYEETKVKFAELSEEMLWEYINSGEPMDKAGGYGIQALGGMLVEYVKGDFLNVVGFPLNHFCKQLGLIFNSPHESPAHKVKRESDEAWSLVNSLSEGATNGEVELLENGKDVSQSSMQEQNVIGPEFSRQDIPHSIISLLDGFKASKTLFTASKLKVFDVLNSSNSLTLEEVAGQINASVLGTERLLEAAVSLGLLERVKQQNTSVYRNTEQASRFLVSDSPESLNGYILHCNDMVWPLFSHLENAVREGTSQHERAFGKKNEDVFQDAYYSKDEVKIRFMDAMHSIARVTGKDVATAFDLSPYKTACDIGGCTGAMAYEFTKAHPGLSVIVFDLPQVIEMRRHFQPKETDDRVSFVAGDFFKDDLPKADLYVLARILHDWSDEKLHVLLSKLSKMCTPGCGLLVSEIFLDEERKRPSRALLQALSMTEGKQRSPTEYSDLLEKHGFTPKHIKHTDNLLDAMLFVKEDPNNKRTLLGCSSASIETAELE